The proteins below are encoded in one region of Phaseolus vulgaris cultivar G19833 chromosome 1, P. vulgaris v2.0, whole genome shotgun sequence:
- the LOC137814841 gene encoding ABC transporter B family member 11, which yields MSDKMKHGNDLPDEELKHDERRAPESTTNGEKKEKRQQKEKVERVPYHRLFLFADSTDIILMVVGTIGAIGNGLGMPLMTFIFGELIDTFGKNQFGSNVVKQVSKVCLKFVYLGIGTGVAAFLQVTCWMVTGERQAARIRGLYLKTILRQDIAFFDKETNSGEVIGRMSGDTVLIQDAMGEKVGRFLQLTATFFGGFVIAFIKGWLLTVVMLSVVPLVATAGAAMALIIGMMASRGQTAYAKASHVVEETIGSIRTVASFTGEKQAVSTYKKFLADAYKSGVHEGLVGGMGFGLVLFVMFCGYALSVWFGAKMIIERGYGPGAVVNVFVAVLNASMSLGQASPSMSAFAQGQAAAYKMFQTIERKPEIDAYDPNGKNLEDIHGEIHLRDVYFSYPARPEELIFSGFSLHIDSGTTAALVGQSGSGKSTVISLIERFYDPQAGEVLIDGTNVKEFQLRWIRGKIGLVSQEPVLLAASIKDNIAYGKDGVTVEEIRGAAELANAAKFIDKLPRGLDTMVGQHGTQLSGGQKQRIAIARAILKDPRILLLDEATSALDAESEIIVQEALDRIMVNRTTVIVAHRLSTVRNADMIAVIHRGKVVEKGRHVELTKDPEGAYSQLIRLQEGNQGSEETRDSQSKRELSSESFRKLSQRLSFRKSGSSVGNSSRHSLSVSFGLPTAISIPDPDLENSQPQEKSPEISFRRLASLNKPEIPVLLIGCVAAIANGVIYPIFGVLLSRIIKTFFKPFPEMKKDSKFWALMFVILAIGSLIAVPVRSYFFSVAGSKLIRRIRLICFEKVVNMEVGWFDEPEHSSGAIGARLSADAASVRALVGDALGLIVQNIATALTGLIIAFVASWQLAFIVLVLVPLIGMNGYIQMKFMKGSSTDAKTMYEEASQVANDAVGSIRTVASFCAEEKVMELYRKKCEGPMKAGIRQGLISGTGYGLSFFLLFTVYAVNFYAGARLVEAGKASISDVFLVFFALTMASVGISQSSSLVPDSNKAKIATASIFRIIDRKSKIDPSDEVGNTLDSVKGEIQICHVSFKYPSRPDIQIFRDLSLTIHSGKTVALVGESGSGKSTVIALLQRFYDPDSGEITIDGVEIQNLKLKWLRQQMGLVSQEPVLFNDTIRANIAYGKEGNANEAEVITAAKLANAHGFIGGLQQGYDTVVGERGVQLSGGQKQRVAIARAMIKSPQILLLDEATSALDAESERVVQDALDKVMVSRTTVVVAHRLSTIKNADVIAVVKNGVIVEKGRHETLVNIKDGFYASLVQLHTSSTTP from the exons ATGTCTGATAAGATGAAGCATGGGAATGACTTGCCTGATGAAGAGCTTAAACATGATGAGAGAAGGGCGCCAGAGAGCACAACAAACggggaaaagaaagaaaagagacaacaaaaagaaaaggttGAAAGGGTTCCATATCACAGGCTGTTCTTATTTGCAGACTCCACTGACATCATTTTAATGGTTGTTGGCACCATTGGAGCCATTGGAAATGGCCTTGGGATGCCTCTCATGACATTTATTTTTGGGGAACTCATTGATACCTTTGGCAAAAACCAATTTGGCTCCAACGTTGTCAAACAAGTTTCCAAA GTCTGCCTGAAATTTGTGTACTTAGGAATAGGCACTGGAGTGGCTGCTTTCCTCC AGGTGACTTGCTGGATGGTCACAGGGGAAAGACAGGCTGCAAGAATTAGAGGCTTGTATTTGAAAACTATACTAAGACAGGATATTGCTTTCTTTGATAAGGAAACTAACAGTGGAGAGGTGATAGGGAGGATGTCTGGTGACACTGTTCTCATACAAGATGCTATGGGTGAGAAG GTTGGGAGATTTCTGCAGCTAACAGCAACCTTTTTTGGGGGCTTTGTGATTGCATTTATCAAAGGATGGCTTCTAACTGTTGTCATGTTATCCGTTGTTCCACTTGTTGCTACTGCTGGCGCTGCTATGGCCCTTATCATAGGAATGATGGCAAGCCGAGGCCAAACAGCTTATGCGAAAGCTTCACATGTAGTTGAAGAAACAATAGGCTCAATAAGAACT GTTGCATCCTTTACAGGGGAAAAGCAAGCAGTGTCCACTTACAAGAAATTTCTTGCAGATGCTTATAAATCAGGAGTTCATGAAGGTTTAGTAGGTGGAATGGGTTTTGGGCTAGTTTTGTTCGTTATGTTCTGCGGTTATGCTTTGTCTGTATGGTTTGGCGCAAAGATGATAATTGAAAGAGGATATGGTCCAGGTGCGGTGGTCAATGTGTTTGTTGCTGTGTTAAATGCTTCCAT GTCTCTTGGCCAGGCATCTCCTTCCATGAGTGCTTTTGCGCAAGGTCAAGCGGCAGCTTATAAAATGTTTCAGACAATTGAGAGAAAACCAGAGATAGATGCTTATGACCCAAATGGAAAAAACCTAGAGGACATTCACGGTGAAATCCATTTAAGGGATGTTTATTTCAGCTATCCAGCCAGACCCGAGGAGTTGATATTCAGTGGATTCTCTCTTCATATAGATAGTGGCACCACTGCAGCTTTGGTAGGACAAAGCGGAAGTGGGAAGTCTACAGTTATCAGTTTAATCGAAAGATTCTATGATCCACAGGCTGGTGAAGTTCTTATCGATGGCACTAATGTGAAAGAATTTCAGCTTAGGTGGATCAGAGGAAAAATTGGCCTTGTCAGCCAGGAGCCAGTGTTACTTGCAGCTAGCATTAAGGATAATATTGCGTATGGAAAAGATGGAGTAACAGTTGAAGAGATAAGAGGTGCAGCTGAGCTTGCAAATGCTGCTAAATTCATTGACAAACTGCCACGG GGATTAGACACAATGGTTGGTCAGCATGGAACTCAACTATCCGGTGGACAGAAGCAGCGCATTGCCATTGCAAGAGCAATCTTGAAAGATCCAAGAATTTTACTTTTAGATGAAGCAACAAGTGCACTTGATGCAGAGTCAGAAATAATAGTGCAAGAAGCTCTAGACAGGATCATGGTCAATAGAACTACTGTCATTGTCGCACATCGCCTGAGCACGGTGAGAAATGCCGATATGATTGCAGTAATTCATAGAGGAAAAGTGGTTGAGAAAG GAAGACACGTAGAATTAACCAAGGATCCTGAGGGAGCATACTCTCAACTTATACGTTTACAAGAAGGAAACCAGGGATCAGAAGAAACAAGAGACAGCCAAAGCAAGAGGGAACTTTCCTCAGAATCCTTTAGAAAGTTGAGTCAAAGGCTGTCATTTCGAAAATCAGGATCATCTGTGGGGAACAGTAGCCGTCACTCTCTTTCAGTTTCATTTGGTTTGCCTACAGCAATTAGCATCCCTGATCCTGACCTTGAAAACTCACAGCCTCAAGAAAAATCGCCAGAAATTTCATTCCGGCGCCTTGCTTCCCTCAACAAGCCAGAGATTCCAGTGCTCCTGATTGGATGTGTAGCTGCCATAGCAAATGGTGTTATATATCCAATATTTGGTGTATTGCTCTCCAGAattatcaaaacattttttaaaccaTTTCCTGAGATGAAAAAGGATTCCAAGTTTTGGGCACTCATGTTTGTGATCCTTGCAATTGGATCTTTAATAGCAGTTCCAGTCAGAAGTTACTTTTTCTCTGTGGCAGGCAGTAAGTTAATCCGACGAATCAGGCTCATTTGTTTTGAGAAGGTGGTCAACATGGAGGTTGGGTGGTTTGATGAGCCTGAGCACTCTAGTGGTGCCATTGGTGCAAGGCTCTCAGCAGATGCAGCATCAGTGCGTGCCCTTGTTGGTGATGCTCTAGGACTAATTGTTCAAAATATAGCAACAGCATTGACAGGTTTGATTATTGCTTTTGTTGCGAGCTGGCAATTGGCGTTTATTGTTCTTGTTTTGGTTCCCCTTATTGGAATGAATGGCTATATCCAAATGAAATTCATGAAGGGATCCAGCACAGATGCAAAG ACGATGTATGAGGAAGCAAGCCAAGTTGCTAATGATGCAGTTGGAAGCATAAGAACAGTAGCTTCTTTCTGTGCAGAGGAGAAAGTTATGGAACTATACAGGAAAAAATGTGAAGGTCCCATGAAAGCAGGGATTCGACAAGGATTGATAAGTGGAACAGGATATGGTCTTTCATTTTTCTTGCTCTTCACTGTCTATGCAGTCAATTTTTATGCCGGAGCCAGACTTGTGGAAGCTGGCAAGGCATCAATCTCAGATGTTTTTTTG GTTTTCTTTGCTTTAACTATGGCATCTGTTGGAATTTCCCAATCAAGCTCCCTTGTTCCTGATTCTAACAAAGCCAAGATAGCGACTGCTTCAATATTTAGAATAATTGATAGGAAATCGAAGATAGACCCTAGTGATGAGGTCGGTAACACACTGGATAGTGTAAAAGGAGAAATACAGATTTGTCATGTAAGCTTTAAGTATCCATCAAGGCCAGATATACAAATTTTTCGAGACTTAAGCTTGACAATCCATTCAGGCAAG ACTGTGGCCCTTGTTGGTGAAAGTGGGAGTGGAAAATCCACAGTGATTGCCTTGTTACAGAGATTTTATGATCCTGATTCTGGTGAAATTACAATTGATGGGGTGGAAATTCAGAATTTAAAACTCAAGTGGTTAAGGCAGCAGATGGGACTTGTAAGCCAAGAGCCAGTCTTGTTCAATGATACCATCCGTGCCAATATTGCATATGGAAAGGAAGGCAATGCTAATGAAGCAGAAGTCATAACCGCAGCCAAACTGGCCAATGCACATGGCTTTATTGGTGGCTTACAACAG GGTTATGATACAGTAGTGGGAGAAAGGGGAGTCCAACTATCTGGTGGGCAAAAGCAAAGGGTGGCCATTGCACGTGCTATGATTAAAAGTCCACAGATATTGCTACTTGACGAGGCCACAAGTGCACTAGACGCTGAGTCAGAGAGAGTTGTTCAAGATGCCTTAGATAAAGTGATGGTGAGCAGGACCACTGTGGTGGTGGCTCATCGTTTATCTACAATAAAAAATGCAGATGTGATTGCAGTGGTAAAAAATGGCGTTATAGTGGAGAAAGGTAGGCATGAGACACTCGTTAACATCAAGGATGGATTTTATGCTTCCTTGGTCCAACTTCATACAAGTTCAACAACACCATGA
- the LOC137814842 gene encoding uncharacterized protein: MEETRDPPIRIMNFVSEDQLVEAKRTRGERVEDGTAQRDRPLFDILKENKDKKDAEFNERFKHRPPKALDEDETEFLDNYEATRRQYERQVADEEAQQIRDFQAAVAAQSNIVHEVKEKNPLPVVQEQKSAVKKNPASRPLGMIIKVKPQAKKARLDEGNTEEISKAGNTPLNNKSKSLEPVQSSNSEADKSREVALTGLVSYSDESDDEL; this comes from the exons ATGGAAGAAACTAGGGATCCTCCTATCAGGATTATGAACTTTGTCTCTGAGGACCAA TTGGTTGAAGCGAAAAGAACAAGGGGTGAACGAGTTGAGGACGGCACAGCCCAGAGAGATAGACCTCTCTTCGAT ATTCTAAAGGAGAATAAGGACAAAAAGGATGCGGAATTCAATGAAAGGTTCAAGCACA GACCACCTAAAGCTTTAGACGAAGATGAGACCGAGTTTCTCGATAATTATGAAGCA ACAAGACGGCAATATGAAAGACAAGTAGCAGACGAGGAAGCTCAACAAATCCGAGACTTTCAG GCAGCAGTGGCAGCACAGTCCAACATTGTGCATGAAGTTAAGGAAAAAAACCCTTTACCTGTCGTCCAG GAACAAAAGTCTGCTGTAAAGAAGAATCCAGCTTCTCGTCCATTAGGCATGATTATAAAAGTCAAACCCCAAGCTAAAAAAGCCAGATTGGATGAAGGAAATACTGAGGAAATTTCAAAAGCAGGAAACACTCCTCTGAATAATAAGAGTAAGTCTTTGGAACCAGTACAGTCATCGAATAGCGAAGCTGACAAGTCCCGTGAAGTTGCCCTAACTGGCCTTGTTTCATACAGTGACGAAAGTGACGATGAATTGTGA